One segment of Candidatus Nitrospira nitrosa DNA contains the following:
- a CDS encoding HPF/RaiA family ribosome-associated protein has product MELEIHSRNVAMPPHWKTEIESRMEDLQRGHDDVIHGRVTLTKNRHHKKLANLAEALIMVTLPGRHTLTARKEDKTFEEAIRSAFQAVGIELRKYREKLAQTKMRLPPRPLHCGVVSKLFLNEGYGFILKEGGGEVYFHANALQGLTVEQLEDGTDVVFNIEEGDKGPQATVVALPPSIAVKVS; this is encoded by the coding sequence ATGGAGCTAGAAATTCACAGCCGCAATGTCGCCATGCCCCCCCACTGGAAGACCGAGATTGAATCCCGCATGGAAGACCTCCAACGCGGACATGATGATGTGATTCATGGTCGAGTTACCTTGACCAAAAATCGACACCACAAGAAACTTGCGAACCTGGCGGAAGCACTCATTATGGTCACGTTGCCCGGTCGTCATACCCTGACAGCTCGCAAGGAAGACAAGACCTTCGAGGAAGCGATTCGTTCGGCATTTCAGGCCGTTGGTATCGAACTCCGCAAGTATCGCGAAAAACTCGCGCAGACCAAGATGCGCCTGCCGCCCAGGCCCCTGCATTGCGGCGTCGTATCGAAGCTGTTCCTAAATGAGGGGTATGGCTTCATTCTCAAAGAAGGAGGCGGCGAGGTCTACTTCCATGCGAATGCACTGCAGGGACTCACAGTTGAGCAACTGGAAGATGGAACCGACGTGGTCTTCAACATCGAAGAGGGTGACAAAGGTCCTCAGGCAACGGTTGTCGCACTCCCGCCATCGATAGCCGTAAAGGTCTCCTAG
- a CDS encoding Lon protease family protein, whose translation MNIEKYKVPVSMLAPTIDPRQLGFEDTSELEPLTEIIGQERAVEALEFGLNMKSPGFNLYVSGPVGTGKATVIRQMVQHMARTAPAPADWCYVNNFQAPSRPTCLALPAGQGTSFKREMSGFIEGLRRDIPLAFESKKYLEAKAKLHDDIDTKKKALFHELTEHSRTQGFGFEETSVGFGIAPLKDGRSMTEADMEAMTEEEQRDLTERRKTLEGEIREFHVRIHGLEKEAEYQQRHLDRQLATDVLEGRYETLRRTYQDMATITTFLEHVRDDIVNHFKDFLPREGPAIAIPGLEFKRPDMSRFLVNLIVQHDPSEGAPVIDESHPTYSNLIGKIERRAHMGVMYTDFTEIRAGAVLQANGGYLIVNAVDMLRQPFSWDALKRVIKSGEVNIEDPAEFYGFSTAGLRPEPIPVTVKVIMVGPPMLYHTLQAYEEDFEELFKVKADFDTEVVRSARQDRQYARFIARLCREEGLPHFGADAVAEILRQGLRFADRRDRLSIRLSLVSDLIREAGYWARKEGHAFVTRADVDAAVTHKRHRSNLAEHWIQDEIKEGTLMIDLDGDVVGQVNGLSVHELGDYAFGRPTRITARTYVGAKGVIDIQREAELAGMIHSKGVLTLAGYLAGKFSGSHPFAMSASLTFEQTYSEVEGDSAAVAELIAILSSLADLPIHQWLAVTGSVNQLGEIQPIGGVNEKIEGFFESCSRKGLTGTQGVIIPARNTKHVALRRDVVEAVESGHFSVYAVNTIEEALELLTGITAGERGLDGAYPSDTVFGRAALRLAEMAQAVAEWGDGEEKPSGHIITEP comes from the coding sequence ATGAATATCGAAAAATATAAGGTCCCCGTCTCAATGCTGGCCCCGACAATCGATCCCCGTCAGCTCGGCTTCGAGGATACGAGCGAACTCGAACCACTGACTGAGATCATTGGACAGGAGCGGGCCGTGGAGGCGTTGGAATTTGGGCTCAATATGAAGAGTCCCGGATTCAATCTCTACGTCTCCGGCCCGGTTGGCACAGGAAAAGCCACCGTCATTCGGCAGATGGTCCAGCATATGGCACGGACAGCTCCCGCTCCAGCTGACTGGTGTTATGTCAATAACTTCCAAGCCCCCTCTCGGCCGACCTGTCTCGCACTGCCCGCCGGACAGGGGACGTCATTCAAACGAGAGATGTCCGGATTCATCGAGGGACTACGACGTGACATCCCCTTGGCATTCGAGAGCAAGAAATATCTCGAGGCCAAGGCCAAGTTGCATGATGACATCGATACCAAGAAAAAGGCGCTCTTTCATGAATTAACGGAACACAGTCGCACACAGGGATTTGGCTTTGAGGAAACCTCGGTCGGTTTTGGGATTGCGCCGCTCAAAGATGGCCGTTCCATGACAGAGGCCGACATGGAGGCGATGACTGAGGAAGAACAGCGAGATCTGACCGAACGACGTAAGACCCTTGAAGGGGAAATCCGAGAATTCCATGTCCGCATCCACGGACTTGAGAAGGAAGCCGAGTATCAACAGCGTCATCTGGACCGCCAATTGGCCACCGATGTCTTGGAAGGTCGTTACGAAACCCTACGACGGACGTACCAAGATATGGCAACGATCACAACATTCTTGGAACATGTTCGAGACGACATCGTGAATCACTTCAAAGATTTTCTGCCGCGGGAAGGTCCCGCAATCGCCATCCCCGGTTTGGAATTCAAGCGACCCGACATGTCACGCTTCCTTGTCAATTTGATCGTGCAACATGATCCATCAGAAGGGGCTCCCGTCATTGATGAGTCACACCCGACCTACTCCAATCTCATCGGCAAGATCGAACGACGGGCCCACATGGGGGTGATGTACACGGACTTCACGGAAATCCGTGCAGGAGCTGTCCTGCAAGCCAACGGTGGCTATCTGATCGTGAACGCAGTGGACATGCTGCGCCAGCCGTTTTCATGGGACGCGCTCAAGCGGGTGATCAAGAGCGGCGAGGTGAATATCGAGGATCCTGCTGAATTCTATGGGTTCTCCACGGCAGGACTGAGACCGGAGCCGATCCCCGTGACGGTGAAGGTCATCATGGTTGGGCCACCCATGCTGTACCATACCTTGCAAGCCTACGAAGAAGATTTCGAAGAGCTGTTCAAGGTGAAAGCGGATTTCGATACTGAAGTCGTGAGGAGTGCACGACAGGACCGCCAATATGCCAGGTTCATTGCAAGGCTCTGTCGAGAAGAGGGACTGCCCCACTTCGGAGCGGATGCCGTTGCGGAAATTCTCCGGCAAGGACTCCGCTTTGCCGATCGTCGCGACCGACTGTCGATCAGGCTCAGTCTCGTCAGCGACCTCATCCGGGAAGCAGGATATTGGGCGAGGAAAGAAGGCCATGCATTTGTGACGCGAGCAGACGTCGATGCCGCTGTCACGCATAAGCGTCATCGTTCAAATTTGGCGGAACACTGGATCCAGGATGAGATCAAGGAAGGCACGTTGATGATCGATCTCGACGGTGACGTGGTCGGTCAGGTCAATGGTCTGTCGGTTCATGAGCTTGGCGACTATGCGTTCGGCCGCCCCACGCGAATTACCGCCCGTACCTATGTGGGTGCCAAAGGCGTGATCGATATTCAGCGTGAGGCGGAACTGGCCGGCATGATCCACAGCAAGGGGGTACTGACGCTGGCCGGATATCTTGCCGGAAAATTTTCAGGATCCCATCCCTTCGCCATGAGCGCTTCGTTGACGTTTGAACAGACCTATTCCGAAGTGGAAGGTGACAGCGCAGCGGTGGCCGAGCTCATCGCCATTCTGTCCAGCCTCGCCGATCTGCCGATCCATCAGTGGCTGGCCGTCACAGGCTCCGTCAATCAATTGGGCGAAATACAGCCGATCGGCGGCGTGAACGAAAAGATCGAGGGGTTCTTCGAATCCTGTTCGCGCAAAGGGTTGACCGGCACACAAGGTGTCATCATCCCCGCCCGCAATACCAAGCATGTGGCGCTTCGCCGTGATGTGGTGGAGGCCGTCGAGTCAGGTCATTTTTCCGTGTATGCCGTGAACACCATTGAAGAAGCATTGGAGTTGCTCACGGGCATCACTGCCGGCGAACGTGGGCTCGATGGGGCTTACCCGTCCGACACGGTGTTTGGCCGAGCCGCACTGCGATTAGCCGAAATGGCGCAGGCCGTGGCGGAATGGGGTGATGGGGAAGAGAAACCCAGCGGACACATCATCACGGAGCCATAA